The Candidatus Dependentiae bacterium genome includes a window with the following:
- a CDS encoding GIY-YIG nuclease family protein: MYYVYLIQSIRFPEIFYVGYTTNLEQRLATHNSCGSTYTSEYRPWKLEMYLGFSDQTRAKDFEKYLKSQSGRAFAKKRFLQTSD; the protein is encoded by the coding sequence ATGTACTATGTTTATTTAATCCAATCTATACGTTTCCCTGAGATATTTTATGTTGGCTATACCACTAATTTGGAACAAAGATTAGCGACTCACAATTCTTGTGGATCTACCTATACATCTGAATACAGACCTTGGAAGTTAGAGATGTATTTAGGTTTCTCCGATCAAACCAGAGCCAAAGACTTTGAAAAATACCTTAAATCACAATCTGGCCGAGCATTTGCTAAAAAAAGATTTTTGCAGACTTCTGACTAA
- a CDS encoding NUDIX domain-containing protein has product MLKKIKLIFLSGLFSCISYSQEMHVNGGILPFYYDSSGKAFFLMGQEPNGVWADFGGRYEQGENCLETASREFSEETRYVFGKFASGLKNLEKKADASCLKSSIDYIKERISGKLVHPKKYYVMYLAHVDFIPAQTFTKAYKVPHYEKTDYAWVPVAEFMETIKNTDDRLHAFYGSKQIRRQIFDVFKAHHDDIIRLIYPTKRAKNSQDQKVCRSDAKAKSTISKKSATK; this is encoded by the coding sequence ATGTTAAAAAAAATTAAATTAATATTTCTTTCTGGACTCTTTTCTTGTATTTCTTACTCGCAAGAAATGCATGTCAATGGTGGAATTTTACCCTTTTATTACGACAGTTCAGGAAAAGCATTTTTTTTGATGGGCCAAGAACCGAATGGCGTGTGGGCAGATTTTGGTGGACGATACGAACAGGGGGAAAACTGTTTAGAAACGGCTAGTCGTGAATTTTCGGAAGAAACTAGATATGTATTTGGCAAATTTGCATCTGGCCTAAAGAATCTAGAAAAAAAAGCTGATGCTTCTTGCTTAAAAAGTAGCATTGATTATATCAAAGAACGAATCTCTGGAAAGTTGGTTCACCCTAAAAAATATTACGTCATGTATCTGGCTCATGTAGATTTTATTCCAGCGCAAACATTCACAAAAGCCTATAAAGTGCCGCATTATGAAAAAACAGATTACGCGTGGGTACCCGTTGCAGAGTTTATGGAAACTATCAAGAACACAGATGATCGCTTGCATGCTTTTTATGGAAGCAAACAAATAAGAAGACAGATTTTCGATGTTTTTAAAGCGCATCACGATGATATTATTCGTCTGATCTATCCAACAAAACGTGCTAAGAACTCTCAGGATCAGAAAGTATGTAGATCGGACGCAAAAGCAAAATCAACTATCTCAAAAAAAAGCGCTACCAAATAA
- a CDS encoding NUDIX domain-containing protein, whose amino-acid sequence MMKSARILFFLAFSFAKMQADKNIDAGILPYYYDENGKAYFLLGKEPNGVWADFGGKHEQGEYSSETAAREFSEETRYVFGKYAGKINLLEKAEKSQLKDSVNYIKGRITAKLEHPKKYYIMYLAQVDFIPAEMFTDAPKVPHYEKKDYEWVPAKKFIKAIEMSSDRNNTFFETKQIRKEFFDTLKHEYSTLKDIFCVQKKKSMKYTKSKKDYSILEDSLQNLARSIHEVEKKLLN is encoded by the coding sequence ATGATGAAATCAGCAAGAATATTATTTTTTCTCGCGTTTTCTTTTGCAAAGATGCAAGCAGATAAAAATATTGATGCGGGAATTCTACCTTATTATTATGATGAAAATGGAAAGGCATATTTTCTTTTGGGAAAAGAACCCAATGGCGTTTGGGCAGATTTTGGTGGTAAGCACGAACAAGGAGAATACTCGAGCGAAACGGCAGCTCGCGAATTTTCTGAAGAAACTCGCTACGTTTTTGGTAAGTATGCCGGAAAAATTAATCTTCTTGAAAAAGCTGAAAAATCACAATTAAAAGATAGTGTTAATTATATCAAGGGAAGAATTACTGCAAAATTAGAGCATCCGAAAAAATATTACATCATGTATCTTGCTCAGGTTGACTTTATTCCAGCTGAAATGTTCACAGATGCGCCGAAAGTACCGCATTATGAAAAAAAAGATTACGAATGGGTTCCAGCAAAAAAATTTATTAAAGCGATTGAGATGTCGAGCGATCGCAATAATACTTTTTTTGAAACAAAACAGATCCGCAAAGAGTTCTTTGATACCCTAAAACATGAATATTCAACTTTAAAAGACATTTTTTGTGTACAGAAAAAAAAATCTATGAAATACACAAAAAGCAAAAAGGATTACTCAATCCTTGAAGACTCTTTGCAAAATCTTGCCCGATCGATTCATGAAGTCGAAAAAAAACTATTAAATTAA